One region of Purpureocillium takamizusanense chromosome 4, complete sequence genomic DNA includes:
- the GAC1 gene encoding protein phosphatase regulator gac1, variant 2 (COG:O~COG:T~CAZy:CBM21~EggNog:ENOG503NXSM) has protein sequence MPYTPPSHRSPASSASASPDVSRRSSFQSGPSRPSLPRSASYLNKHRRTPSVTSLENVQTEPITTTTTTTMKKGVVVNGSSLGGSVRQSPPPPMDGRQLIPKGAIVSPPESATSGSDDEELIEIVGRDRATLKDLRNAVSQIPLPATSPPPPPSNNAKQETEPEPKGVRLCLSTSAISNLPKVGRKLGHVRSATESTITTPRSADNSVLGSEEDSDEDLKYKPQMVRKKSGELVRPALRASHHRRPTSMPGTPIFSKAVHFDSHLEHVRHFLQVDRPLAVSAGSSPVENYESDGEYPFPGNGKSGGARSPPFEWELVTTNFPHDSHHRKAMPVRLEKVWLSSDQKSLLGSIAVANLAFHKQVTCRFTLDYWKTVSEVAAEYSHDIRPREAPVPYDRFTFTIKLSDMANLESKTLFFCVRYAVNGHEFWDNNGSTNFQVDFRKKHLPQNGKNNFGGAASRPANSNNNGLPRSSNRRPNNNLPSSALRPVSVPVSLDAFGSEPNKLAFDQPIHEYLGESGPLRLKTKSTANLASDNIATNLTSPSGVAFSNRYDFGASLSAAMQVAKDAAAGAAAGKDKDALYMKPNVRGGFEPSSSSSGVSQLSSAAAAAAGASPSSSSDHTPNGSLSPTPSLASASYEELVNKYCFFGSSKSSPTMKDGTLKNGSYDGTAGAASEANKSTEGTTARVEPTAAHHSIRLGGSSNPYFPSLMAVSVPAPTAMQNLVNLGPSEHRSASATRSSSTMATPSALASGAGTPASDVSYHSAQMPDRFPWTTESQSATAIRG, from the exons ATGCCTTATACGCCGCCGTCACATCGGTCACCCGCTTCTTCAGCCTCCGCGTCCCCTGATGTGAGCCGTCGCTCATCGTTCCAGTCTGGGCCTTCCAGGCCGTCACTCCCCCGATCTGCCTCGTACCTCAATAAGCACCGCCGCACCCCCTCCGTCACCAGCCTCGAGAATGTCCAAACAGAGCCCATcacaacgacaacgacgacgacgatgaagaagggcgtcgtcgtgaaCGGGAGCAGCCTAGGAGGGAGCGTGCGGCaatcaccaccgccgcccatggacgGGAGGCAACTCATCCCCAAGGGGGCCATCGTCTCCCCGCCCGAATCCGCCACGTCCgggagcgacgacgaagagctcATCGAGATTGTGGGACGGGACCGAGCCACGCTCAAGGACTTGCGCAACGCCGTCAGCCAAATCCCCCtgcccgcgacgtcgccaccgccgccgccgtccaacAATGCCAAGCAAGAAACGGAGCCTGAGCCCAAAGGCGTGCGCTTGTGCTTGAGCACGAGCGCCATCAGCAACCTCCCCAAGGTCGGCCGCAAGCTCGGCCACGTGCGCTCTGCCACCGAGTCCACCATCACTACCCCCCGATCCGCCGATAACTCGGTCCTGGGCTCCGAGGAGGACTCGGATGAGGACCTCAAGTATAAGCCGCAGATGGTCCGGAAAAAGTCTGGAGAGCTCGTACGGCCCGCGCTGCGTGCCTCTCATCaccggcggccgacgagcatGCCCGGAACCCCCATCTTCTCCAAGGCCGTTCACTTTGACTCCCATCTGGAGCACGTACGGCATTTCCTGCAGGTCGACCGTCCTCTGGCCGTCAGCGCGGGGTCGTCGCCCGTGGAGAATTATGAGAGCGATGGCGAGTATCCCTTCCCCGGTAACGGCAAGTCGGggggcgctcgctcgccgccgtttgAGTGGGAGCTCGTCACGACCAACTTCCCACATGACTCGCACCACCGCAAGGCGATGCCCGTCAGGCTAGAAAAGGTGTGGCTGTCGAGCGATCAAAAGTCACTGCTCGGCTCCATCGCCGTGGCCAACCTGGCCTTCCACAAACAAGTGACGTGCCGCTTCACGCTCGACTACTGGAAGACGGTGTCCGAGGTGGCCGCCGAGTACAGCCACGATATCCGACCCCGGGAGGCGCCGGTGCCCTACGACCGCTTCACCTTCACCATCAAGCTCTCCGACATGGCCAACCTCGAGTCCAAGACTCTCTTCTTCTGCGTGCGCTACGCGGTCAACGGGCACGAGTTTTGGGACAACAACGGCTCGACAAACTTCCAGGTCGACTTCAGGAAGAAGCACCTGCCGCAGAACGGTAAGAACAACTTCGGGGGCGCTGCGTCCCGGCCtgccaacagcaacaacaacggcctgccgcgcagcagcaaccgcagGCCTAATAACAACctgccgtcgagcgcgctGCGGCCCGTGTCGGTGCCCGTGTCCCTGGACGCCTTTGGCAGCGAGCCCAACAAGCTCGCCTTTGACCAGCCCATCCACGAGTACCTCGGCGAGTCGGGCCCCCTACGGCTCAAGACCAAGTCGACGGCCAACCTGGCCAGCGACAACATCGCCACGAACCTGACGTCGCccagcggcgtcgccttcTCCAACCGATATGACTTTGGCGCCTcgctcagcgccgccatgcaggtggccaaggacgcagcggcgggggctgccgccggcaaAGACAAGGACGCGCTGTATATGAAGCCAAACGTCCGTGGCGGCTTCGagccctcgtcctcttcgtcgggCGTCTCCCAATtatcatcggcggcggcggcggctgctggcgcatcgccgagctcgagcagcgaCCACACCCCCAACGGATCTCTGTCGCCGACCCCGAGTCTCGCCAGCGCGTCGTACGAGGAACTCGTCAACAAATACTGCTTT TTTGGCTCTTCCAAATCGAGTCCCACCATGAAGGACGGGACGCTCAAGAACGGGTCGTATGATGGAACCGCGGGGGCAGCAAGCGAGGCAAACAAGTCGACCGAGGGCACCACCGCTCGCGTCGAGCCGACAGCCGCCCACCACTCGATccgactcggcggcagctcgaaCCCGTACTTTCCTTCTCTGATGGCGGTGTCGGTACCTGCGCCAACAGCGATGCAGAATCTAGTCAACCTGGGGCCGAGCGAGCATCgatccgcgtcggcgacgaggagctcttcgaccatggccacgccctcggcgctgGCTTCTGGAGCTGGGACGCCCGCGAGCGACGTGTCGTATCACAGCGCACAGATGCCGGATCGGTTTCCCTGGACCACGGAATCGcagtcggcgacggcgattCGCGGCTAG
- a CDS encoding uncharacterized protein (COG:H~EggNog:ENOG503NYNV) → MVGMEGEEDIIPRRGRRRRPSPSGDSYHAAPPPPPPPNARPGLLPLRPCRSAAQLRPGVAPLQERGRPGPLLSSSNRIRGGGGGGEVGFPIDDLPPPYSSFAPAGHDTNTNINGNTHANAHGGSGELQRAQSSSALSQAGHTTSNNTSPPLSVASISSPSLPPASQPSKASKWKTALGEAQYFAGGLVSHPAESTRHYSIIRHSHALVWYRGPCTSVTVTVLSDVPLLEEDKATAGSDNRRRRRRPSLWLQEKGYSGGLGMAVKALVGSTGRWIDVTPAREARPEHIPEADERAIQRDLRRFAKRASGRVKAHVPRETYVVRIPATATDGYFRLVLCAGGGGGGGGGEEGKEKHSAPKRVLCGSPIFRIASTSTDVAVVRGASLSTMPLEVGVKVASTIGQQVAKKYAGVAGAVVQNRAAKVAHYAAAKTAARTAVETYHKVPGLASSVSESWQRGRQERDNWQQQQQHLREPTVIAVIGPDAGPSAPFPVLFDGKVVASSRQSAAAEEPCYRHPPTATLKGVPDAIKTRLGGGVFAAWAMIAPMKGLDNAVDSDWHEAVVTIAPPRDATPSVAMRNSVAVHMAFDFDGATFYGATLKVLLMGYLRAASLPTGPSGGDGEQQRQKLAEEHAHDVMTTLASLGRDAWRRPRDTLAQMRSVARSERSFSDRLVAEATGRVQEQVDRIPLHWAGVRSESGTARDGMFGKGGLWIAR, encoded by the coding sequence ATGGTAGGCatggagggagaggaggataTTATcccccgccgcgggcgccgtcgccggccgtcACCCAGCGGCGATTCCTACCAtgcagctccgccgccgccgccgccgccaaacgcTCGCCcgggcctcctccccctccggcCCTGCCGATCGGCGGCCCAGCTGCGTCCCGGCGTGGCTCCTCTCCAGGAGCGGGGACGGCCCGGACCCTTGTTGAGCTCGAGTAATAGGattcgcggcggcggcggcggtggggagGTTGGGTTCCCGATTGACGATTTGCCTCCTCCGTACTCGTCCTTTGCCCCGGCCGGTCACGACACCAACACCAATATCAACGGCAACACCCACGCCAACGCCCACGGCGGTAGTGGCGAGCTGCAACGCGCGCAGAGCTCCTCGGCCCTCTCGCAAGCCGGCCACACCACGTCCAACAACACATCCCCCCCGCTATCCGTcgcgtccatctcctcgccgtccctcccgcccgcctcccagCCGTCCAAGGCGTCGAAATGGAAAActgccctcggcgaggcccAGTACTTCGCCGGCGGGCTCGTCAGCCACCCCGCCGAGTCGACGCGCCACTACAGCATCATCCGGCACTCGCACGCCCTGGTCTGGTACCGCGGGCCCTGCAcctccgtcaccgtcaccgtcctcTCCGACGTGCCCCTACTAGAAGAAGATAAAGCTACTGCGGGCTCTGAtaaccgccgccgccgccgccgcccctcgctCTGGCTGCAGGAAAAGGGCTActcgggcggcctcggcatggcCGTCAAGGCCCTGGTGGGCTCCACGGGCCGCTGGATCGACgtgacgcccgcgcgcgaggcccgcccCGAGCACATccccgaggcggacgagcgcGCCATCCAGCGCGACCTGCGGCGCTTCGCGAAGCGTGCCTCGGGGCGGGTCAAGGCGCATGTGCCGCGCGAGACGTACGTGGTGCGCAtccccgcgacggcgacggacggcTACTTTCGTCTCGTGCTgtgcgcgggcggcggtggtggcggtggtggtggtgaggaggGAAAGGAGAAGCATTCGGCGCCGAAACGCGTCCTATGCGGTAGCCCCATCTTCCGCATCGCCAGCACGTCGAccgacgtggccgtggtGCGCGGCGCGAGCCTGAGCACCATGCCGCTTGAGGTCGGCGTCAAGGTCGCCAGCACCATCGGCCAGCAGGTGGCCAAGAAGtacgccggcgtcgcgggcgccgtggtgcagaaccgcgccgccaaggtcgCGCACTacgccgcggccaagacggccgccaggacggccgtcgagacgTATCACAAGGTCCCCGGACTGGCGAGCTCGGTCAGCGAGAGCTGGCAGCGGGGCAGGCAGGAGCGGGACaactggcagcagcagcagcagcatctccgGGAGCCGACTGTCATTGCCGTCATTGGGCCCGACGCAGGGCCCTCGGCCCCGTTTCCCGTCTTGTTTGACGGAAAGGTTGTCGCGAGTAGTAGACAgtctgcggcggcagaagAGCCGTGCTACCGCCACCCGCCGACCGCAACCCTCAAGGGCGTgcccgacgccatcaagacgcgtctgggcggcggcgtgttcGCGGCGTGGGCCATGATCGCGCCGATGAAGGGACTCGACAACGCCGTGGACAGCGACTGGCACGAAGCCGTCGTCACgatcgcgccgccgcgcgacgcCACCCCGAGCGTGGCCATGCGCAACAGCGTCGCGGTGCACATGGCGTTTGACTTTGACGGGGCGACCTTTTACGGCGCGACGCTCAAGGTCCTGCTCATGGGCTACCTccgcgcggcgtcgctgcccacgggtcccagcggcggcgacggcgagcagcagcggcagaagctggccgaggagcacgcGCACGACGTCATGACGACGCTCGCGAGCCTCGGGCGGGacgcctggcggcggccgcgcgacACGCTCGCGCAGATGCGGTCCGTCGCCCGCAGCGAGAGGAGCTTCTCCGACAGgctggtggccgaggcgacgggccgggTGCAGGAGCAGGTGGACCGCATCCCGCTGCactgggcgggcgtgcggtCCGAGTCGGggacggcgcgcgacggcatGTTTGGCAAGGGGGGGCTTTGGATCGCGCGGTAG
- a CDS encoding uncharacterized protein (EggNog:ENOG503PYQG): protein MLVRASYMAADCDTRRSFTHPEAHHQHQLHEPLVTTTATSSTTTINTVNNTNNDDNNNTRSTMPDFQIGVQPPKKVQAGAYLYPPVVAKHSVRHSQSTGDVDYFATAVLLDRRGAVVDGYLEGTKAASRYEVAASGSSGSKAASSSFVFPFADLSIAHAGTFTIRIDVYQFLPGDYAGAELVAQLSTRTVSVVAGETATESPSSDERSLMRKARDAGLPLLPA from the exons ATGCTGGTCAGAGCCTCGTACATGGCCGCGGATTGCGACACACGGCGATCCTTCACCCACCCAGAGgcacatcatcaacatcagCTACACGAACCCTTGGtaaccaccaccgccacctccagcaccaccactaTCAACACCgtcaacaacaccaacaacgacgacaacaacaacacgCGCTCCACCATGCCCGACTTCCAAATCGGCGTCCAACCTCCCAAAAAGGTCCAGGCCGGCGCCTACCTCTACCCCCCGGTCGTCGCCAAGCACTCTGTCCGCCACTCGCAGTCgaccggcgacgtcgactaCTTCGCCACGGCGGTGCTCCTCgaccggcgcggcgcggtggtggACGGCTACCTGGAGGGCAccaaggcggcgagccggTACGAGGtggccgccagcggctcCTCCGGCTCcaaggcggcgtcgtcatcgtttGTGTTTCCCTTTGCGGACCTGTCGATAGCGCACGCGGGAACATTTACGATCCGCATCGACGTGTACCAGTTCCTGCCGGGCGACTACGCAGGCGCGGAGCTGGTCGCGCAGCTGAGCACGCGGACGGTGTctgtcgtggccggcgagacggcgacggagagtCCTT CGTCGGACGAGCGGTCGCTGATGCGCAAGGCCCGCGATGCGGgactgccgctgctgcccgcgtgA
- a CDS encoding uncharacterized protein (SECRETED:SignalP(1-23~SECRETED:cutsite=AAA-RS~SECRETED:prob=0.3300)), translating to MVRIAAGLAVAMAALSGTHTAAARSIASHNNNNTKASDDDDNNTTTITPLALHKPASNSTGVDPTGMQDVRDAIARTSAGGGNNKKKQGGPKGGAHDHNDDGDELMPGVDTRAGPVAAHGQLVDLPLRMDVRCRWNYVSENRDLKVYRAFMRPGRDMPAPPGDKWCDDVHKQLERRCGRELGGVGGKLTWHRCAGDSKDLLNWGRKGEVATWELAVEEGERPACAREALERAAGGWTVDWMGHEGCYQAYGFEIEY from the coding sequence ATGGTACGCATCGCGGCTGGATTGGCTGTGGCGATGGCAGCCCTCTCGGGCACGCACACGGCTGCGGCCCGGTCCATTGCGTcgcacaacaacaacaacaccaaggccagcgacgacgacgacaacaacaccaccaccatcacgccTCTTGCGCTGCACAAGCCCGCCTCAAACAGCACCGGAGTTGACCCCACGGGAATGCAAGACGTGCGAGACGCAATCGCCCGCAcctccgccggcggtggcaacaacaagaagaaaCAAGGCGGCcccaagggcggcgcgcacgaccacaacgacgacggcgacgaactCATGCCCGGCGTCGACACCAGGGcaggccccgtcgccgcccacggccagctcgtcgacctccCGCTGCGCATGGACGTGCGCTGCCGGTGGAACTACGTGAGCGAGAACAGGGACCTCAAGGTGTACCGGGCATTCATGCGACCCGGCCGCGAtatgccggcgccgccgggcgacAAGTGGTGCGACGACGTGCATAAGCAGCTGgagcggcggtgcgggcgcgaGCTCGGGGGCGTCGGGGGCAAGCTCACGTGGCACCGGTGCGCGGGGGACAGCAAGGACCTGCTCAACTGGGGGCGCAAGGGAGAGGTGGCGACGTGGGAGCtcgcggtggaggagggggagaggccggcgtgcgcgcgcgaggcgctggagagggcggcgggggggtgGACGGTGGACTGGATGGGACACGAGGGGTGCTATCAGGCGTATGGGTTCGAGATTGAGTATTAg
- the GAC1 gene encoding protein phosphatase regulator gac1 (COG:O~COG:T~CAZy:CBM21~EggNog:ENOG503NZQN), with translation MPYTPPSHRSPASSASASPDVSRRSSFQSGPSRPSLPRSASYLNKHRRTPSVTSLENVQTEPITTTTTTTMKKGVVVNGSSLGGSVRQSPPPPMDGRQLIPKGAIVSPPESATSGSDDEELIEIVGRDRATLKDLRNAVSQIPLPATSPPPPPSNNAKQETEPEPKGVRLCLSTSAISNLPKVGRKLGHVRSATESTITTPRSADNSVLGSEEDSDEDLKYKPQMVRKKSGELVRPALRASHHRRPTSMPGTPIFSKAVHFDSHLEHVRHFLQVDRPLAVSAGSSPVENYESDGEYPFPGNGKSGGARSPPFEWELVTTNFPHDSHHRKAMPVRLEKVWLSSDQKSLLGSIAVANLAFHKQVTCRFTLDYWKTVSEVAAEYSHDIRPREAPVPYDRFTFTIKLSDMANLESKTLFFCVRYAVNGHEFWDNNGSTNFQVDFRKKHLPQNGKNNFGGAASRPANSNNNGLPRSSNRRPNNNLPSSALRPVSVPVSLDAFGSEPNKLAFDQPIHEYLGESGPLRLKTKSTANLASDNIATNLTSPSGVAFSNRYDFGASLSAAMQVAKDAAAGAAAGKDKDALYMKPNVRGGFEPSSSSSGVSQLSSAAAAAAGASPSSSSDHTPNGSLSPTPSLASASYEELVNKYCFVRTPGLHFSLTESPATA, from the coding sequence ATGCCTTATACGCCGCCGTCACATCGGTCACCCGCTTCTTCAGCCTCCGCGTCCCCTGATGTGAGCCGTCGCTCATCGTTCCAGTCTGGGCCTTCCAGGCCGTCACTCCCCCGATCTGCCTCGTACCTCAATAAGCACCGCCGCACCCCCTCCGTCACCAGCCTCGAGAATGTCCAAACAGAGCCCATcacaacgacaacgacgacgacgatgaagaagggcgtcgtcgtgaaCGGGAGCAGCCTAGGAGGGAGCGTGCGGCaatcaccaccgccgcccatggacgGGAGGCAACTCATCCCCAAGGGGGCCATCGTCTCCCCGCCCGAATCCGCCACGTCCgggagcgacgacgaagagctcATCGAGATTGTGGGACGGGACCGAGCCACGCTCAAGGACTTGCGCAACGCCGTCAGCCAAATCCCCCtgcccgcgacgtcgccaccgccgccgccgtccaacAATGCCAAGCAAGAAACGGAGCCTGAGCCCAAAGGCGTGCGCTTGTGCTTGAGCACGAGCGCCATCAGCAACCTCCCCAAGGTCGGCCGCAAGCTCGGCCACGTGCGCTCTGCCACCGAGTCCACCATCACTACCCCCCGATCCGCCGATAACTCGGTCCTGGGCTCCGAGGAGGACTCGGATGAGGACCTCAAGTATAAGCCGCAGATGGTCCGGAAAAAGTCTGGAGAGCTCGTACGGCCCGCGCTGCGTGCCTCTCATCaccggcggccgacgagcatGCCCGGAACCCCCATCTTCTCCAAGGCCGTTCACTTTGACTCCCATCTGGAGCACGTACGGCATTTCCTGCAGGTCGACCGTCCTCTGGCCGTCAGCGCGGGGTCGTCGCCCGTGGAGAATTATGAGAGCGATGGCGAGTATCCCTTCCCCGGTAACGGCAAGTCGGggggcgctcgctcgccgccgtttgAGTGGGAGCTCGTCACGACCAACTTCCCACATGACTCGCACCACCGCAAGGCGATGCCCGTCAGGCTAGAAAAGGTGTGGCTGTCGAGCGATCAAAAGTCACTGCTCGGCTCCATCGCCGTGGCCAACCTGGCCTTCCACAAACAAGTGACGTGCCGCTTCACGCTCGACTACTGGAAGACGGTGTCCGAGGTGGCCGCCGAGTACAGCCACGATATCCGACCCCGGGAGGCGCCGGTGCCCTACGACCGCTTCACCTTCACCATCAAGCTCTCCGACATGGCCAACCTCGAGTCCAAGACTCTCTTCTTCTGCGTGCGCTACGCGGTCAACGGGCACGAGTTTTGGGACAACAACGGCTCGACAAACTTCCAGGTCGACTTCAGGAAGAAGCACCTGCCGCAGAACGGTAAGAACAACTTCGGGGGCGCTGCGTCCCGGCCtgccaacagcaacaacaacggcctgccgcgcagcagcaaccgcagGCCTAATAACAACctgccgtcgagcgcgctGCGGCCCGTGTCGGTGCCCGTGTCCCTGGACGCCTTTGGCAGCGAGCCCAACAAGCTCGCCTTTGACCAGCCCATCCACGAGTACCTCGGCGAGTCGGGCCCCCTACGGCTCAAGACCAAGTCGACGGCCAACCTGGCCAGCGACAACATCGCCACGAACCTGACGTCGCccagcggcgtcgccttcTCCAACCGATATGACTTTGGCGCCTcgctcagcgccgccatgcaggtggccaaggacgcagcggcgggggctgccgccggcaaAGACAAGGACGCGCTGTATATGAAGCCAAACGTCCGTGGCGGCTTCGagccctcgtcctcttcgtcgggCGTCTCCCAATtatcatcggcggcggcggcggctgctggcgcatcgccgagctcgagcagcgaCCACACCCCCAACGGATCTCTGTCGCCGACCCCGAGTCTCGCCAGCGCGTCGTACGAGGAACTCGTCAACAAATACTGCTTTGTACGTACCCCCGGGCTGCACTTTAGCCTCACAGAGTCCCCCGCGACGGCATAG
- a CDS encoding Xaa-Pro dipeptidase (MEROPS:MER0001733~COG:E~EggNog:ENOG503NUNG), producing MAAWQLAYGSRTTASRRCLHRGAATALYWHFSAAAPPSPPPPPGPRRHLSSARQLSSSSFLPPPTPRPPRPSSHPSITSSRPHHAPARHASTIPTDRRSVAAAMVAQDFEAVLKGKYPAKAHARRVVDVLRPKATPQVDSGVFYLESTRTKLQEDNDSAEHFRQRRFFYYLTGCNMADCAVAYHVAADKLILFIPPIDPDDVIWSGLPVSIDDALARYDVDEVRYTSDVNATLTQLASRAGDAATVFALAGQVSDNVTFLEFAHKDFAALKPAMETARVVKDEFEVAMIRKANHISSLAHKAVIQRARSARYERELEAAFLERCVAHGAKEMAYHPILAGGKAAATLHYVDNNAPLDGKQNVLIDAGAEWDNYASDITRTFPLSGKFTKESRDIYDIVYKMQHDCTAMIKAGALWDDIHLHAHKIAIAGLLALGILRGDANDILAARTSAAFFPHGLGHYLGLDTHDVGGNPNRADKDALFRYLRLRGVIPAGSVVTVEPGVYFCEFIIRPYLDDPVHSKFIDAAVLDRYWDVGGVRIEDNILVTETGYENLTTAIKEAAEIEATVASG from the exons ATGGCAGCGTGGCAGTTGGCCTACGGTAGCCGTACTACAGCCAGTCGTCGGTGTCTGCATCGCGGGGCTGCCACTGCTTTGTATTGGCATTTctctgccgctgcccctccttctcctcctccgccgccgggccctcgtcgtcatctgtCTTCAGCGCGACaactctcctcctcctccttcctccctcctccaactccacgaccaccacgaccaTCATCACACCCGAGCATAACCTCCTCTCGACCGCACCACGCTCCCGCCCGACACGCCAGCACGATACCCACAGACCGTCGttccgtcgccgcagccatgGTCGCCCAAGACTTCGAGGCCGTGCTCAAGGGCAAGTACCCGGCCAAGGCGCAcgcccggcgcgtcgtcgacgtcctccGCCCCAAAGCGACCCCCCAGGTCGACAGCGGCGTCTTCTACCTGGAGAGCACGCGGACCAAGCTGCAGGAGGACAATGACTCGGCCGAACACTTTCG GCAACGCCGCTTTTTCTACTACCTCACCGGCTGCAACATGGCCGACTGCGCCGTCGCGtaccacgtcgccgccgacaagctcaTCCTCTTCATCCCCCCCAtcgaccccgacgacgtcatctGGTCGGGCCTGCCCGtgagcatcgacgacgccctcgcccggtacgacgtcgacgaggtgcgcTACACCAGCGACGTCAACGCCACCCTCACCCAGctggcctcgcgcgccggcgacgcggccaccgtcttcgccctcgccggccaggtGTCCGACAACGTCACCTTTCTCGAGTTTGCGCACAAGGACTTTGCCGCGCTCAAGCCGGCCATGGAGACGGCGCGCGTCGTCAAGGACGAGTTCGAGGTGGCCATGATCCGCAAGGCCAACCACATCTCCAGCCTCGCCCACAAGGCCGTCATCCAgcgcgcccgctccgcccgctacgagcgcgagctcgaggccgccttCCTCGAGCGCTGCGTTGCCCACGGCGCAAAGGAGATGGCCTACCACcccatcctcgccggcggcaaggcggccgccacccTGCACTACGTCGACAACAACGCCCCGCTCGACGGCAAGCAGAATGTGCTGATTGACGCGGGTGCCGAGTGGGACAATTATGCCTCGGACATT ACGCGCACGTTCCCCCTCTCGGGCAAGTTCACCAAGGAGTCGCGCGACATCTACGACATCGTCTACAAGATGCAGCACGACTGCACCGCCATgatcaaggccggcgccctcTGGGACGACATCCACCTGCACGCCCACAAgatcgccatcgccggcctgctggcgctgggcatcctgcgcggcgacgccaacgacatcctggccgcccgcaccagcgccgccttcttcccccaCGGCCTGGGCCACtacctcggcctcgacaccCACGACGTTGGCGGCAACCCCAAccgcgccgacaaggacgccCTGTTCCGCTacctgcgcctgcgcggcgtcatccccgccggcagcgtcgtcaccgtcgagCCGGGCGTCTACTTTTGCGAGTTCATCATCCGCCCCTACCTCGACGATCCCGTGCACAGCAAGTTcattgacgccgccgtgctggacCGCTACTGGGACGTGGGCGGTGTCCG catcgAGGACAACATCCTCGTCACCGAGACGGGCTATGAGAACCTGACGACGGCCatcaaggaggccgccgagatTGAGGCCACCGTTGCCTCGGGTTGA